The window CTTCCTCTGTCAGAGTCGAGGAGGGGCTGCAAATGCTTCATGTGCGTAATATCTTTGCATTATTACTTAGAAGATCACCGATGTGATATGTCTAGATTAACTTACCTACTATGGCCCGTTCATTGAGCTTCACAATTTTATCCTTTCGCACACTTTCTCGAAAAGGTATCTATCATGATAATGTTCCAATCTGAATACGCTTAACTTTGAATTGCCAAGACAAAGCTTACATTACATCAAAAGATATCTTCGtgagttaattttagtttttacaAATATATCTCAAGCACCGTCTTCCCCTATCTAGTGtgcaattcaattcatttctaCTCTCTTCACCATTCTTGAAGCTTGCCAAGAGTCGTTTCTCATCTGAGTCCTTCAGCCCTTGGCGACCATTTCCCACCGTCATCTGACCAGATTGTTACAACCCATCACCTTGAGAAATTAATGGATTGACCCACACAATATACAACGATATGTTTTAAGGAACCTGATCTTGTTGATCGTAGCCCATGACAAAACCAACATGTTGTCGGCAAATTACAGGTAATTGAGGGGTTCAAGAGATCAGGCACTCCGAGCAGACGACGGATATGTGGGGAAGGTGGGTCATCTTGTCCGATCCCGCGCGAATGGCTTGAAGCTTCCCATGAAGGAGTATAGCAGACAAGGGAAATGCATTGCTATAAATGCAGAACCCTCTCTAGAAGGAGATTTCATTCAACACGCTCGTAAGCTTTCAATATACGAATTTTGCTTACAACCCGTGCAATGATTGAGTTCTCGTGAATGATTCGGCCTGATCACAAAGCCCGATTGGTGGGTAGACACCATTTTTGTTCAGACACAATATTCTCCTTTGCATTGGTTATTGGAACTtggaagagaaggaaaggagaAACACGAAATAATCATATCTCAACCAAAAGAACCGAGAGgcaaaaacataataataaaacaccAAATAAGATCAAGTAAGTTCATTTTTCGGCATTTCGATTAAATAGTTTCATCATTATCAAGTTTATGTAATGTttgcaatttaatttctttatgtataagAGAACGACTTGAAACTAACCGTTAGACCTACCAGCAACTTCGTAGTTTTGCTTTCAAGTTGAAAGCATTTCCAAACTCTTCCTGATAATTTGGCTTAAGAATCTTCCAAAATAAAGAAGAGTAGAAGTTGCATCACTTAATTTCAAATACTTCTGGTCTATTTATAATACACAAAGAAATGAATAAGCATGAAATTGCCTCTTCAAAAGCTATGTTATTCTCGCTTAGGGCTTTACAAAACGAAAAAACTCTCTGCCGACTATATCTGTTGCGCTTTTCTTTGGTAAGGTTTCGTTTATATAAGTTATTTCTTCTTTGGAACACTCATCTGATCATCTACGGACGCAACGTCGGCATTAAGTTCGGCAATGATGATTACCCCATGAGTAATAATTgttttagatataaattttaaGAATGGCTTGTATAATCAAAACGTTGCAGTACGTAAAAATCCACATATCAATCTCAAACATTGCATCGCCCAAGAGATAACAACATTTTGAACTGAATAATTGATGAAAAATcgatgtatatatatatatatgtggagagagagagagagagagagagagagagagtataaaaTCAGAATAGCATTATGAGAGAGAACATAACATTCTCGAAAGGCAACTACATACTGAGACCTTATGAAGCGAGATGAGTACTCTCAAACACAGAGAGTTGCTCTCTTCATGGAACaaccaagaaacaaaaagaactaAGGAAAGAGCAAAAGGACCCTCATAATAAGCTCTTGACAAGGAAAAACAGGACAACAAACGACCAGAAAAGCAAATGATAACCAGAgcttaattatttattcattcatgTCTGAGCTCCTCATTTGTTCATCCCGGTGGCATTCTTCACTGCATCAGCAGCACCCTGGGCTTTGGCCTTCATCTGCTGACCAGTCTGCATAGAGACACAGCAAAAGATCAAGACCCCCGAGATCACTAAGATTACACGGCACTCGATTTCTTGAATCGTCGAACGACGAATTGTCGAATGCAATCCAATCAGCCAtaagagagacaaaaaaaaaaagaaaacgaaaaaggaGCAACAAGCTGTAACCTCTTGCATGGAATCCCTTGCAGATTGAGCAGTGTTGGATGCCTTATCCATCATCTGGTTGCTCTTCTCCTGAATCATCCACATCAGGAAGGACAAAAATTTAGATGCTTCACACGACAAACGAACGCGTAATTACGCAATGTTGCAGAGGGTAATCGATCGAGGAAGAGCTGGACCTGAGTCTGGCCCTTGGCCTGCCCTGCATTGAAGCCCATCTTGGAGTTGTCCATTTCCACTTTGCTGCTTCCTCTTGAATCCGCACGCCGAGATGCAAAGTTCAACTCTTCGTTCACAGTTACTCACTTTCACTTGGGAATTGAACAAGGTTTTCGATGGACTGTGGTGTCGATGGCGTCGGGATTTTATAGTCGCTCGGACCCCTCTGTTTGCTCGACACGCTGCGACGCGACGTGGCGAGACGGGAACGAGCGATCCGTGGGGCCGCGGGACCAAAAGCCTTGCCCCTTGACGAGGGATTCGGTTTGGGGTTTGAGGAAATCAAGAGGCGTTTGTTTTGTCGCCCACCTGAGTTATCTCATTGGCGTCCACGTAATTAAGAGAGGCCAACCtccattctctcttttctgtTTTGCAGAACAAGAGAGGAGAACGCGAGACTCGAGCATCGTTCACGTTGTTTCCACAAGtagaatttttgttttctaaacAACTTCATCACAAAACTCCCAAGAGAAATAATCCAATTTGGTAGGTATTTACACCCTCCATTTAATGCTTGTCTAttttaaattgggtaaaaaaatacatgaaataTGAGCAATATAGAAATTAATCAGTGACATTCAAACAGTAAATATAATTAATGGGTATCTTTTACTAAAATTCCAAGATTAAGCACTTTGGGGTGAATACAGAGTTAAAAGAGAATTACCGTCTTTGGTAACATAAAATGCCGTCTTTGGTAACATAAAATGCTAGTAGTAGACTCGGGTGAATGAAGATGATATTTGAATTGGTACATGTTAGCATAATTAGTGACAAGCATGTAAAATTGGTACTTGTTCGaacctaagttttttttttcccgtgtGATGGTTTTTTTCCAAGAGTTCAAACCTTATGGGgcatttttttgggggtgggggggaTTTAGCAAAGGGAAGCAGTAACGGTATTATTTCCCTGTCAATACTTCAACTATTAAtggaatttcttcaaaaagaaaatggaaaggatTATGTGCACGAAATATTCAAGCATTTCAGATTGACAAAAAGTTAAAACTTGCGCATCGCCAAAACTaagtaaaacaaaatcaaaaggtaATTTCGCgtaaatttataattccaataTGACATAAGCTAAAGTTTTCCGTATTAAACTGTTGAGATTGTAAAGATTCGAAGCAATGATGCGTATCGGTATTGGGGATTTATCTCAAATCCTCGGTCGTTGTCACAGAGAATTCTTTACTTCCAATTAACTTCATAGTATTCACGAAACTGACTAGTGACTACTACGCGTGCACATAAAATCCTGTAATAAGTAGGCCACCGATTTAAGTCGCGCCAACGTTTAAAGTATTTTACGAAACTGACTGCTACGCGTGCGCATAAATTCCTCTAATAAGTCGGCCTGCAATTTAAGTCGCATCAACGTTTTGCACAAAGAAGTCACGACCCACAACCGACGAAGACAAAGAAGATCAGGCAAAAGAAGTCGACGAAAACACAGAATGATCCTTCATTAATCTGCAACACATCCGCACCATGACACTGTCTCAGACTCAGACCGCGAGACTCAACAAGAAGAGCAACTACGACGCCCAATGACAAACGAAGCAAGAAATAAAACGACAATGACAGACTCGAGCTCAATGTTGTGCTCCCAAGACAACACGGCCACAAGCTCTACTTATTCATACTACTTATTAATTGACCACTATTTCTCTTCGACTTCCTCATCTTTCTCGTCCTCGCTCCAACAGCACTTCAGGATGGACCTTGGGGATCCACAGCTTCCTGTTCCAGCGAAGCTCATATACATGATAGAACCACCTTTTCCAAGCGCCTCGCAACTCGTTTCTCCAGCACTGTACCCCTTCAGGTCGAGAGGGAACCTCGACACCAGATCCTCGCCAGCTAAATCGGAATGGAGAGCCACAGAGAACTCGGTTGGCTCGAAGCAGACCAACACCCTCTGGATTAGCTGGGACAGATCCGCAGCCTTAAAATCATAGCCAACAGCCTCGAAACTGGCATAACTGAAACCATCTTCTGGAGTGACATGGATTGTTGAGATTCCACTCCCTTCAATAGCATTCATGGAGTAGCCACAGGGATCAAAATCAAAATCGCAGATATCAGACTTTGGAAGAATCTTCCGAATGCCAGACTCCTCTGTCATAGCTGCAGCTGAGGGCGAGTTCTCTTTGAAGAAGACAGATGCCCTTTGCTTGCCAAGACCAGTCATGCACATCTCGAGAGTGAAAACCGAATCTGAGAGGCTCGTCTTctcagcagaagcagaataaaCATGCCATTTCTGAGCCTTTTCCGTACTGCCCATCAGATACGCATTGCTGCCAGCGCCAAGATTACCAAAGTAGGTATCGAGGACAGCTACTTCCTCTGAGAAGTTCCGATGCGGGAAATGCTGGGCACCGGGGAATATAAAGCTCCCACGAGTGTACCTCACAGACTTGACAGAAAGGGACAGGGAATCAGCCAATCTGAGGATGGCTGGAATGGAAAAAGTAACTTTGTAGTCCCGCAAGTCTTGATGATGAGTTTGTAAGGGTACACAAAGAGGCTAGACTCTGAAAGGACGTAAGAGTCAACGAAATCATTTGACAGCGAAGAAACGATGGTGCACTCAGCTAATTTCAGAAACTCATCCAACTGGGATTTGGACAATGAGCGGAGACCCATCCCTTCAGGATCAGCAAAAATTCCAGGCTCATAGAATGTGAGCTCGAGCCTCTTTTCGTAACCCTCAAACCCGATGGCGGAAACTGACAATGCCATCTCGACTTTCAGAAAGTGAGCGAGCAGTTGAGAACGAGTTGCAAGAGAGAACGAGAGGATGATCGAAGTTGAAAAGAAACAGAGACAGCAGAACTACAGCTATTATGACTTGAAACAAAATTGCAGAATCTAAAGGATCACGCCACTGCTTGGGGAATCTCAGGATGGCTTTCTCGCGCACTGCATAACGAAAAGGCAGAAGTCAGACCAGCACTTGGCTATGAAGCCATAAATCCAAAGGAATGAAATCTAAAAAGCAACGATTAAGGATCATTGCGACATACGTTGGAGTAAGCAGCCGATCTGAACTTCTTGATGCCACCGTGAGGACGAAGGTCTTCGATGCTGTAACCGAGGGGAGCTTCGTAGAATAAGGATTTACTACTGCTAGACTTCTTTTTCCCACCTTTTGACTCCATTAGTTCATTCAGTTTTCCTGctcaatcaatcaaaatccACAAGGTCAGAATCTGTAAGACGCCAAAAGTTCAGAAAAAAAGACGACCCTAAGCATCATCCATTGAACCAAACAAGCAAAGAAAGGCAGAGCTCCCGAAAACACACAGATTGACACATTCATCCACCTGCACAGATGTCGTGGTGCTAAAACTTGCTTTGAAATGAAAATCACAGGCTGAAATGAAAGAGACGATTGGGCTCAACCATCAAGCTAGGCTCAAATTATGCAACCAGGCGAGAAGCAGCAAGATGACAAATCAAATTAAGAACAGACAGCCCTAGAACGCATAAAGGACAATCTTCAATTCATTAGGCAACACTAGATAAATCTCTCGAGACAAACAGGACCCGAGAGTCAATCCGTACCATGGCCAAAGCAAATCGCactatgaaagaaaaaagaaaattgaaatctgCGCAAATTAGGCACCGCAAAACGTATGAAAATCTCCATCgaaataactttaaaaaaaaaaaaaatcaatgcgTGATATATAGGGAACCGGAACAAACAAATCAATCGCCAACCGAAAACTAAACTCGTCCGACAATCACGACAgacataaacaaaacaaaacacaacACAATCCCTAGCCCGATGCAGAAAATCTCCCAAGCTCCAACGCAACAAAACACGcgtgaacaaaaaaaaggaaaaaacatcaGAAGGAGAAGATCCTCCGCCCATCGCCACGCGAAACATCGAACATCAAAGGCGCGCTAGGCACGCGTCTCGCCAGGAACGGCACACGAAACCGGACACCGACGAGAGGCGCAAACCCCCACGCCATCGACCTCATCAAAAACCGAagacggacggacggacggacggacatCGAACGAACGGAATCACGACGACAGAACGACGGATCGACGGCGATAACTTACAGATCTGTATTGAGGCTCGCGTACGGGACGCGGTAGAGAGGCCAAGGGAGAAGGACTGATTCGACCGGAGATCCCTCTGGAattcgacggcggcggcggcggcggcggcggcggcgaaacCCTAGGAgctttctagagagagagagagagagagggagggagggaagcgGGGAACGAGAAGCGCGGAGAGAAACGAGGGAGTTTGTTGCGGACGAGAAGCGTTGCAGGATGTGTGATCGCGAGGCCTCCAGAAGACGGTGGGGAGACGCCTTTATATAGTGGGGAGACGGGGGCGGGCTCCGCGTCCACGCGTTCGGCGTATAATCGGCAGGGTAAGGTAGGGCGTATCTCGTAATTTAAATGCCTTTCCCTATTTTCGTTATTTTATTCTCGATTTACTTCCTTTATTTAATGGCTTTCcctatttttttgtatttaattcTGGATTTACTTCCGTCTCTGTCCACGCCTTTCTTTATTTTGCGGGTCGCAATTGATTTCCGTTTCCTGGATTTTCTCGGCTCCCCCCCACCCCCCTGGGGTTGTTGCCAGCGGTGCCGCGCGGCCGAATTGACCGTAAtgcccctccctccctccctccctccctccctatcCGGTTGGTGACGCGGACTGGCCGAGGCTCGATCTGTTTTAGGGGAGGAGCGGTGGTCCCCCGCTCGTCCGAAAGTAGATGCTTTAGGTCAACACGCATCTAAATCTAACCCGCAATGCACGGCGGAGGGCTGTTGATCGGATTCGCGGTCGTCTCCACGAGGAAACGCTTGTGAACGTTTGATCCGAAATTGGATAATTTCTTCCGAGTATGCTGAATAGTTAGCATGGGGCGTTGAAATTGTATTACCTTGGATCTTAGGGTTAATTTGAACCGATGTTATATATTGATAATACGGATATGAATACAAAGCTTTATGATTTCTTAAGACAATATCTTGTGTCGATACTTTTGTCTTGACCAAATTCATCGGATCTTgggaaatttttagatttttttctttagcatTGCATAATCAATTCTCTAACTTATCGtgaattttactaatttttcatcGCAAAACTAAATGTTTCAATATCGTTCGATGCTCCACAATTGATTAGATCAACGGTCACATGGtgttttagaagaaaattaaaatctctCCATGAgcacattttgtttttttgtttttttacgaGTAAGAGACTTAATTCCCCTCTAAAATCATCTAattacttttcttattttagctCGATATGGTCGTTCATCTTCATTTTAGGGTTCTTTCGCCCATGGGAAGTCCCTTGCGTTGTTCTGTAGAAAGCACCCGTGCATactattttccaaaaacatgtCAATTGATATTGAAGCTATGACCTgacaaaacataaaagaaaagggcaaattGTTGACGCAACTTTAGATACTTTAATTATCGATGTTCCTACTTTATTTCTAAAGTTtatttctcatctttttttgGTGTCCAAACATTCGGAAAAGGGCTTCAATAATCGAGCTGACAATTATATATAAATGGTCAGCATCGGGTGGACAAGAGGAAAGGCATCTCGATATTCTCGAAAAAAAGACAACCGCTGAACATGACCCCGCGATCGGATCGTGTCGTGGAATCTCGTGGATGCTAGCGCACTCCATCAAATGACGTCTGGAGTTAAATTTCCTACAGACGGTCCGAAGAGGAGCTTTCCTAAAATAAAGcagggaaaaaggaaattgctGAGAAAGTCATATGGAAATAGAATCGGGTGCGTTTTGGCCAGAGTGCAAGGATAATTCGTCATATGGAAATTGCTTGTGGCATAAGTTTAGTGGTGTCGGTGAGATGCCAATTCCTCTGTATATCTTATAATTTAGgagatttggaagaaaaaaaatagaaagagagagggacaTTCATATTCATGTGGAAAAATTTGATATTCATGATCTCTCGgtaatctttttcatttttacccGATCTTCGTTCATCATCATTTATCTGGATGGTTGGTCGGTTTTTCAAATTGTAATTACCCATATCAATGGTGTTGTATATGAGTTGAACAACAAAGATATACCGGTACCGTATAAATATCTAgattatattttcctttgattCGAACTAGATGATGGGCCATATTCATTCGCATAAGTTTAATTTCACAACGATGACAAAACCTTTATTAGAAGAGAGCATACGGTAATTATTTATTGCGAAGAAGGCTGGTAAAACTCCTCGTGTAATGGCATAGTAATTTGGCGCTTCAGTCTCATCCTCGAGAAGATAGGGCATGGTCAGTCTTATCCCTTGTGCCGCGTTCATACACATAAGTTTAATTTCACAACAAACAATGGCAAAACCTTTAGTAGAAGAGGGCATACGGTAGTTATTTTTTGAAGTGAAGGCCGATAAAATTCCTTGTATGATGGCATGGTAATTTGGTGCTACAGTCTTATCCCTAAGAAGGGAGACCTCCAAGTTTGATCGCCTGTCATCtattatatatctaatttataattcttttatgttGTACTTTTTACCCTCAGTGGGTTACAACTCTAGATAACACATATGTAGACCTACTACATATTTCTTAATTCATATTTGTGGGCTGAGTTGTTATATGAattaattatatcaaataaaCGGATCAGAGATGAGTTTATAATAGTAAAACCCAAAGTATGAGTACTTATGACTCTCTATCCATTCTTTTTTGCCTTCACTTATTCTCGTGCTTACTCACTtcgtatttttcattttagtttAGATATGAGTTTTTATAGATTAATTTAAATATGTAAGCGTTTTAATGATATGGGTGGAGATATAGATTATGTCAAGATATGATCTACTAGATTATATTCCCCTATTTGAATTGGATCATTTTCGAATCACTCGTTTGATAGATTTAAACGGTCATTATCTAAATGTATATGCCCGTAAAAATATGGCAGGTCACGTAATTGCCATATCTGGAGAAAACGACGAGTCACGTCGCCAGCTTTAGGAGTAAAGGAAAAATTacataatagaaagaaaattggaggcCGACGTTTTCTCCCCGAAAAGAATTTGAATAGGaggaaaaagtggaaaaagtggaaaaaagatAAGATGCCAAACGTGAGATTGAGAAGAAGCCCACCACCACAGAAGACACAGGACAGGGGCCGCGTGAAGCTGGTGGTCCTtgtccctcctcctcctcctcctcctcctattttacctcctttttgttttgtctctttTGGCGGCTTTTGGGTCCACGATCGCtgcttttctctctccccgCCTTTTCCCGCTTTGTCTTGACTCGCTTTTTTACAGGCCAACATATCATCATAACGTTAATCTCGACCTGTCTGCCAATCTCGACGACAACGATGTCCTGGCGTGCGCGGGAGCCCCCCTCTCCCTCCGAGTCTCCGACTATGGTTGAGAAAAGACCTGTCGATTACCAATTTTCCCAACCGATACCAGCCAAGAAAGTCAAGTTAATTCGGAATGCattttccaatccaaatccGGACCACTTCTAGGATGGATTGGATGTACCGTTTCTTAGTTTAAGTACTAAAATATCGTATGGCGTCCTAAAAAAAAATGCGATTTTTGTAAATCTCCGGTTTGAAGTGAAGTGTTTGTATGGTACGACAACATGTCTTGGGAATTTCCAATCACCAGGGCTTTTCTTGTGTAGATTGGGTATGTAGAACTTGCATCTTCGTGAATTTCATAGTGGGCAAAATAAGCTACTTCCTACATAGATTTACCATATAAGTTTGAAAAAATGGCATAAATGATCcatgaatttaatttaatgtgcaatgttgtattcgaacttttaatttgatggAGATGATATTTGAACTTTAACTAAATGTGTAATATTgttcataaaatttgagcttATTCAACATAGTCTATAAACTTTGgctatatattcaatttaattcttgaactatatgaaaatattcaatgttatcCTTAAACTTgaataaattgataatttaaagattatatCAAACATTTACCAAAAGTATAAAAACCACATTAAATAAGTTAAAAGTTCgagaattatattaaataaattaaaattttagagacGAATTtgcacatcaaatcaaaattcataaatcatttaTATTCATTATCCTTATCATTTTCAAAGGTTTTGTCAATTATTTCCCCACGTGGTTTCTCAAAAAAGTATTTATGGAAGTTTGATTCTACAATTTTCCCCCTTATTGAGTCCCCACATTTAAGGCTCATAACAGACAATTGCAATGTTTCTTAAGATGCCATTGTCAcgtaaataaaaatttattttatattatgcCATACTCTATATTAATTATCTTAAATGAATTTATGGACATCGaagatttttattaaatttaccCCCactaaagaaaattctaaatctgTCCCTATAGATAAGACGAGCAGGGGAATATATCTAACTACTCGTTCTCGACCCCATGACCCGTTCCATCCCGCTCCATGATCCTTTCACATACTAATTTTAattaagattaatttttttggttaaaattaaaattaagatTTCTTCAGGTAAGATTAAAGAAGCGAACAAACTAAAATGCTCCTGAAAGATGGgaatgaaatataaaatttcactTACCTTGTGTGGGGGCATGAGGCGAATATTTGGGTATCCTCAAATATTGtacatattatttatttttgaaaaaaatttcaaataaagatttgaagtgccttcattttctcaaataagggtctaaaatgaatattatttcaaataaagacccgaaattctctcattctctcaaataaaggcctgaagtgaacattatttcaaataaatgcctaaaATGAGTATATCAATCTTAAATAATGACCGGAACTCACTAGATGTGAAgggtaattttgtctttttaaaattttatttttttttatttttttttttttcctaaaatctaaaacttaaaatattaaaaaaaaaaaaacaagaacaagaaggaaaacacAAGCGGGAGGGCTAGCCGCCCCCATCACCGATAGGGTTGTAGCAATGGTCGACGGGGTTGCTAATGCTTAAGCGAGAGTCGGCGACCCTCACCAACTAGAGGGGAGGGCCTACTAGCTCTCGTCAAGGACAGGAGAGGGCAGCAACCCTCTCTCAAATATAGGGGAGGGTCGCCTGTCCTCACGTCGACCTGGCGGTCATCGCCTAAGTTTGGGGACGCTAGGTGATGGTcagcaacccttgcctagatgAGGATGAGAGTGGGCGatcctcacccaaatctaggagaGGGTCGCTACCTCTCCCATCCCTGTGAGGGCCAACAAGCCCTTGCCTCTCGGTTAGCAAGGGTCATCGGCCCTCACTCCGAGTGTCAACACCCCACGAACAAAAGCCAACAAGCCCTTGCCTTTGGTCGGCGAGAGCCACCGGCCCTTGCCTAAGCACCAGTGCCCCACGCCCCACTAGCGATGGGGCGGAGGCCTCCTGTTTATGTTCTCattctttaaaaatatatattttatatatttatatatatcttttaaatttttatagaattaaatttaaatttaaattgtgtttggacaaaaatgccctaattgattggaatttttTGCCGATCAATGAGTTGGCGAGTATgatgctcttatttgaaataattataaccACTTCAAGCCTTTCTTTAAAACTAATAtaactacttcaaatttttatttgaaataagtcCATTTtatatccttatttgagataattagaGCACTTCAGATATTTATTTAgaattcttcatttatttttttatgaattgcGATTGGAAAAACTCACTCCAATCAATTTGTTATGAGTACTTAATAGTTATAAGCATAATCATACTCAAATAAGTAACCGTAGCCAAGACCAGAGGTGGGTCGggtaaaatatgataaattcaaATTGACTCATTTACCTCATTTTAACCTATTTCCATTGCAATACAAATCAAATAACTTATACCCGACCCCACTCATATCCAACACATACCCAACGTGAACCATATTGTTAAAACGCTTACATATTTGACCTAATCTAGGAAAACATATATTCAAAATTGTGATAAGAGTACAAAATAAGTGAGCGCAAGATTAAGTGAAGGTAATAAAAAGTTATAAAGGCGAGTTGGATCTAAGTAAATTAAGAATCTATTTAACACTCATTGTTTTGGATTATACTATTCTAAACCCATTTATAATTAATatacaaaatataaataacCTATTTGACAACTTAGCCTTATCAAATATGAGTTAAGAGATAGATTTATCTCGCTTCTTTCTCTATCCTTCCTGACTTTAGCCTCACCTACTCTTCTATCCATTGTCGTCACCGATGATGCCTGTGCCCCCcaccccctcctctctctctctctctctctctctctctctgcgcaaaTCGTACCAGAACAAAAAGGCGTATAATAGCGAAATGGCACAAATGATCTGAAAAAGCGCATGATTTTTAGGCCATGCTTTTGTGTGAAGTACCTGTTGTTAGCTaaagttttatttttggtgaataATGACGCTCGTGAATGAATAACGTATGATTGGAAGAAAGCGTGATCCTTATCTTCGGGGATGCAAC of the Eucalyptus grandis isolate ANBG69807.140 chromosome 10, ASM1654582v1, whole genome shotgun sequence genome contains:
- the LOC120288668 gene encoding late embryogenesis abundant protein 2-like, which encodes MDNSKMGFNAGQAKGQTQEKSNQMMDKASNTAQSARDSMQETGQQMKAKAQGAADAVKNATGMNK
- the LOC104422069 gene encoding LOW QUALITY PROTEIN: S-adenosylmethionine decarboxylase proenzyme (The sequence of the model RefSeq protein was modified relative to this genomic sequence to represent the inferred CDS: inserted 1 base in 1 codon) encodes the protein MALSVSAIGFEGYEKRLELTFYEPGIFADPEGMGLRSLSKSQLDEFLKLAECTIVSSLSNDFVDSYVLSESSLFVYPYKLIIKTCGTTKLLXSIPAILRLADSLSLSVKSVRYTRGSFIFPGAQHFPHRNFSEEVAVLDTYFGNLGAGSNAYLMGSTEKAQKWHVYSASAEKTSLSDSVFTLEMCMTGLGKQRASVFFKENSPSAAAMTEESGIRKILPKSDICDFDFDPCGYSMNAIEGSGISTIHVTPEDGFSYASFEAVGYDFKAADLSQLIQRVLVCFEPTEFSVALHSDLAGEDLVSRFPLDLKGYSAGETSCEALGKGGSIMYMSFAGTGSCGSPRSILKCCWSEDEKDEEVEEK